The DNA sequence gaaacaacaacctattgCTGTTAATCTTGGAAAAtttaacaaggatagaacttccgattaatcttctcctagtcaaagctttttattttaattatataaacctcttgttaattttcattgctctaaattataattatttatttttccactcctcattccaaaatttctcagaaaatctcataaccaataataaatacactttcctacaattccttgagagacgacccaaggtttgaatacttcggttatcaattttattaagggtttgttacttgtgacaaccaatcttttgtacgaaaggatttttgttggtttataaGCTATACTAGCAACAAAaacttatttgtaaaattctagaccacacaaaagtctgtTCATCAACATGTCTGGAGGGTATTGTCTAGTCAgtagcttgaatctctcccaagcttcataaaggttCTCACCCTCTCTCTGTCTGAACGTCTGAACTTCCACCCTCAGGTTAGTCAGCTTTTGTGGTGGAAAAAATCTAGTCAAAAATCCAGTGACCAcgccttgtcccaagtatccagacTCTTCTTGGGTTAAGAATCTaaccatagctttgctttatccctcatagcaaatgggaagagcatgagtttataCACCTCAGAATTCACTCCATTggttttcacagtatcacaaatctgcagaaaatcagtGATAAATTGATTTGCATCTTCATGAGAAAGTCCATGATATTGACAATTTTGTTGCACAAGAGTGACAAGCTGagacttcaattcaaaattgtttgcagctataggaggcaccacaatgctttttccataaagatctgcattgggagcagtgtatgagccaagcactcttctgGGTTCTTCATTCCCAattggatttgccacattggcattagcagcatAATTATGATCCATGGTggactctgcagccttgtaaagtcttgcttgttgcaaacgccgcctCAAAGTCTTTTTAGGTTCATGTTCAAAGTCTAAAAGAGGTTCTTTGTtcctgttcctactcataaacggacagaagacaagaaaatataatagataaaataaattttattgtataAGTATACATAAAAAAACCCTTTTGTACAAATCTAACTTCCGTTGCTATAGCTAGCCATATATCTAGTATCCAGATTAGATACATGTCTCTTCCAAAATAAACAAATCAAGAGCACCGAGTCAATAAGGATTCTCTACGTTAGAGTGTAGAAAATTTCCAGTGAGGTAACttgtgtaaagaaataaaaataaaatactaaataaaataaacactaaaattcgaaaattactattaaaatagaatagaaaatttgaaattttcaagccaaataattaagaaaaattaaaataaaactaactagagaacaccaaacttaatttcagaaattaaagaaaaataaaatcaaaaaaattcgaaaatttaaggtgaaaaattaaataaatttagagCTAAAATGCCTAATATAAGcgatcaaacaactaatagttgttaatcacagtcaatctccggcaacggcgcaaaaaacttggtgcaaaatttataaccacaaactaaccgacaagtgcactgggtcgtaccaagtagtacctcaagttaatgagggtcgatcccatgagaattgatggactaagcaacaatggttgattaatttacttagttagacaagcagaaaatggtgtttgagagttcaaaagcattaaacagtaaattcagaatatcagcaGGCAAGCAGTAAAtaagttgtgaataatatatggagagacaattaaggtttcagagttatttattttctggattgacttttcttaccaactattttaatcatgcaagatttaattcatggcaaactatatgtgactaaaccatAATTCCTtatacctttttagtctcctctaaaatttatcaaccgccaattccttggtcacttaattccaattagagggtgaagttcaattctagttcatatgccacaaaaaccctaattacctaaatataagaggattatatatcacgtatcccgttaagtccagatcaTTAGAAGTTtaagagaaattgttttcaagttgttgttcaagtaaagagcttttccaagttatacaagaactcaattagtacttccgttccacccaaattcataatatAAGGAAcgaaaataatttttcaattataaatcagtgcatgaattaaaatagaaaaataatagtatcaatccatacaatagacagagctcctaaccttaatagtggaggtttagttgctcattgtttagagagaaaactaggattatgaaAAACTGtcaattgcggaatgaggtagaagagaagagaagagcccgaagggctgattcttttcccttttatatttaATCCTACTTAATGTAAAAatgtattttctaaaactaaataatatctttttctaattataaatgaaataaaatttaaatcaaaactaaaTGAATGATTTGTGCGAGCCTTGGACGAGGTTGGGGACTACCAAATGTATTAGGTTTGGTGCCAAACTTGGAAGAAACCAGGTTTGGTGCCAAACTTGGAAGAAACCAGGTTTGGTGCCAAACTTGGAAGAAACCAAGTTTGGCGCGGAGTGATGCACACATGCTTTCTTTGGTGTCTTTGAGTTGGCGTCGAATTTGGAGGGAGTCAAGTTCGGCGTGGACTAGGCAGTAGGCTTTCCTTCATTGGCGTCAAACTTGACAATGGTCAAGTTTGGCGTGGAGTGGTGCGCACAAACTTTTTTTGGAGCCTTTGATCCCACGCCAAACATAGAGGAGGTCAAACTTCGGTGTGGACTTCACGCATGCATTCTTTTAGATGCATCACGTTCTTATTTTACAATTGGGGATCAGAGTTAATGAATTGGAAAATTTGGGAACGGGTACAGGTAAGCTCTCCATTTGCTACACAAGCTTTTCCGTTTGCCACATTAGACACTTCCGTCAACGAAAAAGGCATCATTTGACAGGCGGGCATTTTAtgcatgtttttaaattattcaaggatatttttgttgataataaAAGTGGGAGGTATTATTGTCAATGTTTACAAAATTTGGGCGTATTTTTGGTGGTTAAcccttatataaaattttattttttatattaaattaacttatttttcaattcattaattaattagtatctattacattattcaaatatatgttaaaaaatattaatattaatagatgtcatataattatcaataacaaaaatatgttatgattaataaaaaaattcttatcttttttaatttatagatatttaacaaaatttaatgtttattttaataactatatataattaaaaaataattaatttaagaaagagtaaatataaaataaaaaataaattaaattaatataaacactattcattagaataaaaatataaaaaaatatcttaaatttgtATGATTAAAAGagttaatacataaaattattaattatgatatatcTAATAGtttgtaatatatttataaaaaggcACCATATATTGTAAAGACTAAACTTGGTTTAGTGGTTGCATGCTCCTTTATATGTTGAGGGTTTTAAGTTCGAATTCAAACTGGCCGGTTCGGTCTGAGTTTGATAACTATGGCCATGCCAGTACCGTTTGTTTTCGAAGACAGGATCCAGAGAGAATTCTAATAaagtagcaaaaataaaaaatgacaacAAAATATTCATGACACATATTTTacatttgttattattttcatCTACTATATTATacacaataaaatatcaaaaaaatactaattacacAATAATTTCTTTAGTGTTGTCTAATCGATTGTAATATTAGTGATTagcttatataaaattaatatttaatattagaaGGTATTTGTTATAATCGTTATTTTAATATccattttttgtataaaaaatatattttttgagttatttatctaAACAATATAATTGTAAAACAGATACTTCTATAACTAAaatttcaaacacaaaataaaataagttattattaataaaagttcttatattttaattttttttaaaaaatatttaaattatttactcAAACTGAATTTAAATGTCCCTTCaatctttatatattatataaatatagatatGAATATTGTTACGCATCAAATATAGggaatatattttttcaattgttaaaaaaaattgagagtgtaaagtgtgatctctagccctttattattctctttttcatatttatttttaatcccacttataaaattaatagtaaaagatCACATTTTACGCCTtccattattaaaaataaaaaataaaaaaatccatttcCTCAAATATGTTTGTCATTCATCGAAATAAACAATTATAATAATTTTCGAGTAATCAATTTATACATTCAACTAAAATTACACTTGTGTTttttaattatgcttttaaaatctttttgtattttctatttttttaatattttctttgtttcttctctttttattcttttgttaagagggaaaaacaagaataaaaaaaattgaagaaaaataaaaaataacacaaaaaatataaaaaaataaaatgatacgAAAAAGAGAAGtgcattttataaaaaatttattttttttaaatttatatttattttgagaatcttctatattttgattttataatttttttatgttatttaataaattatttaaaaagactacaataatattttaaacacttagtataaatttaattataaaagtatttattgagtttgtattttttatttctatttaaaaaaatttaaaaatataagatttaACTAACGTATCTCTTTAAGATAGATTATGTTaaatgtacactaaaatcaactactaaagTCAATTTATTACtataacatatatattaaaatatacaaaaatattatttgtacaccaaaatcaatcactaaaatcaaccactaatgtatttgtgtataaatatatgtgtacttgaatttattttcaatgtgtatttatattttatcatgtattttatattagcgGCTGACTTTGATGGccgattttagtgtacacgtagtataactctaaaatataaatacacattaaaaataaattaaatcatatatgtatttatacacaaatatattgttgactaattttaatatacaaatagtaattttattttaggacatataataaaaaacataacttaaaaattatttataaaaaatataaaatttaatatatttactatatattattaaaataaattatttaaaattattattattattaagtttttttggtgactattatTATTAAGTTTAAATCATGGCTTGAGGatacatattatataaatcttaaaaaaaaaaattaattgtgcTTTCTGACTTCCGAGTCACAATGAGGTGGCAAACAAAAGAAGCTGGCGGGTGGCCTTATCcaaaagcactaattcaatgatTTCAAAACCCATCACAAGGATTATGAAACGTGTTGCAGCCTGCGACCTTTCACCACATAAAATGGTCCCCACCAAACCTTAAATAAACGTAAATTACTTACTCTTGTAGTATAGAATTGCGTCCCACCACGGGGCCACAAGAAATCAACACGTGTCCAAACTGATCAATCCACACCATCCGATCCTACCGACGACCCCATCAAAAACCTCGAAGTTCAATCCAATCCACGCAATAATTCAACGTTATCTGTTTTATAATCTTACCCTTTAGCCATTACTAGATTTTAGAGGCTTCGGTTTATCGGTATCGGTTTTTTATTTGcacataattaaaattttcataaaaataaatttttacaatCTACATTAAATTTTTCTGAAGTTACCCaagtattttcaaattttataatctcttaatataaaaataatacaataaattaatttagagttgaattcaaattaattttatatattaaaataaaaatataaaaaaatattttatgcgtTAAAATTTATTacgtaataaaataatatataattgttaggTAAATCCTTTAAAAATACCAGAATAATCGCCATAAttgtttttgtaaaaaaaattatttttgttatttgtttattaataacGTAATATGTTATATATTGCTTTTCTAATACTTCCGTTTACCATTTCAAACTACTTCCCAGTTCCCACTTCTCACGTTTGTTTGACGTTGCTTTTCAATAAAGCTTTCTTCTTTTCAATCCCTTCTCTGTCGCcggtctttttctttttcttccttttccatCTAAATTTTCTCGAGAAAATCCGAATCCGAAGATAAAATATTGAATCTGAACGGAGAATTTGTGAAGTTCTGAAGAAATTTCAAACGGAGATAAAGAAAAAATGGCCGAGCTTTTGACCAAGACGAGCTTGGTTTCTTCATGGCATGGAGATACACAACATCATCATAATCCTAGGGTTTCTGTCGTTCCTAAGAGTTATAGCTTTGGTTATGGTTTGAAGAGATTCCCTTCTTTGATGATAAAATCACAGGTGCTCAGATCTTCAACTCTTTCATCTGATTTTCATGGCAAAAAGCTCTTATTTCGTGTGAATAGAGCATCATCGCCTAACAGGGTTAATTCGCAGCTTCGACCTTCTATCGTGTCTCAGGTtggttaaaattaattttttgtttttaaaatatactttttgCTTGAATTTGAGAAAAGGCCCCTTCTTTTCTCTGGACATTAgggatttagttaatttttcatGAAATAGTATCCTATTTCTTCCAATTctctttgttaatttttaattttttttttgtcagatgACTGGTAGAATTGGTAAGGTTCAGAAATGGTGGGAGAAAGGGATTCAACCGAACATGAGGGAAGTGACTTCCGCAGAGGACCTTGTGAATTCACTATTGAACGCAGGGGACAagcttgttattgttgatttcttctcTCCGGGTTGTGGTGGCTGCAAAGCCCTTCATCCTAAGGTATATAAATTCTTCACGAACAACCCCCTTCTCTTTTGGTTTATATTTATAGAGATTAGGGTTAGGGAAAATAACTTTCAAATTTTGGGTGCTTTGTTTcagatttttaaagaaataattatCAATTTAGGGggttttttgttcattttttggtCCCTAATGGTTGAATTCACGTTCCTTATATGAATAGTTATGTATATTCTCTTGCATgagagactagatctgaaactgtTGACTTTGCCATCAACAGTTCAGACTAAATCCCGTATGTATTAAGCCCTATCTTTGTTCATGACTCTTATATTTGGCTAATTTGGAATGTTTCTGATTTTTAGTGTTACTTTTTGGTTGTGGTTTTGCAGATATGTCAATTGGCTGAGATGAATCCTGATATTCAGTTCCTTCAGGTGAACTATGAGGATCATAGATCCATGTGTTATAGCCTCAATGTCCATGTTCTTCCCTTCTTCCGCTTCTATAGAGGAGCTGAAGGCCGTTTATGCCAGTTTAGCTGTACCAATGCTACGGTTAGTGCAGCATTCTCTTGTCAATCTCAATCTTGTTCCATATGTGATCAAATACTTGTTTACTTTCCTTGTTTGGTTATTTCATATTGTGCATGTTTGAAATCTTTAGCATAAGCCATGGTCATTATTGTATTGTTCCCCTTTTCAATGTTAACTCGTTAACGATGAGTTTACAGTTCACAATTAAACTCTTAAAACTGTAAAGTTGTGTTTTTGCAGTCATAAGTAGAGTTTGATTACCTTGCCCCCTTTATTGCCTAATATGGTATTGGATAAGATTATGAGCTATGACTGTTTGATTTGAGGAATAATGTTAACGTGAGACCAAGTATTGAATATTTAGAAATGTTTGGGAGACAATAAAAACTAGTCCAAATCAATCCAAAGTTGTCTTATTTTACATTCATTAATTACCTctgaaataaatacataatattagaTGTATTTTTATACGTGAGATGAATTATAGATGTTTAATTCATGTATTTCCTGATGGATTTGTTCATTTTCTTTGTTGGCTTAAATGGTAGGCAGCATAATAATTAAACagtattcaaatttcaaaactcactcaagtttatttttatcaaacTACAGATCAAGAAGTTCAGAGATGCATTAGCTAAACACACCCCAGAAAGATGTAGCTTGGAACCAACAAAAGGGTTAGAAGAGAAAGAACTTCTAGCACTTGCTGCCAACAAAGAACTCACCTTCACATACACCCCAAAACCAAAACCGAAACCAGTTCAACCTGCTGCACCCAGTTTAAAGCCCCTCCCTTTACCCTCATTCACAGCAGATTCTGATGTCTCCAAAGACAGAACCTTGGCCACTTCTGGGAGATGATAGATGTGGGGCCAGTTTAAGCAAAAGAACCGCATGTAACTTCATCATCCCTTGTACAGTGTGTAATATATATAGCCTGTGATATTGAGAATGAGGATAATCATTGAAGATGAAGGCACACAGTAGTGTGTGTTCCTCCATGTAACTTCTTCATCCCTTGTACAGTGTGTACTACTCATTATAGTATGTGAGGTTGAGAATGGGGATAATCATTGAAGATGAAGTCACACAATAGTGTGTGTATTCCTCCATGGGTCTTGGGTTTCTGCTTTTTCTGAATCCAAGCCTTGTTGGATGGTATTAGAGGGAAGTTAGGGGATTTTTTTTATGCATATCTCCTCCATGCTTTTGGGTTAGGAGGTGGAGATTATAGGATTATTATTAGTTTCCATTTTCTTTATTTGGTGTGTTTTAAGAAAGCTCTGAATCATATTTATGTAAGATAAGAGTCATTATGTTATTGAATGAGAGTTTACTTTGCTGGCTTATTTATATAAGCCTACTATTATATCGAGATTCCCCCCTTCCCCTCTTTAAAATTAGAAAACAGATATCACTGCATTCGTGTTTGGTGTTTATTAGTAGGGTGTTAATAAGATCTCTTATATTTTACGATGCCCTTGTACGATACGGTATATATACGGTATATAGATACACgaattctaaaattaattttataagatACGGAATACACATATATAGAAAATatgaattatttttagataaattgtaatattttgatattttattaatattaaaatataaattaattttttaatatttttttatttaaaaaattaaacaaaatataagaaagaaaacaaaagctaAGAATTGTTTAAACAGAGGGATATTTTTGAACACAATTAAAAATTACTTACTCTCAAtcatttttaaacactttttttgtCAACATTCATTACAATTTACAATCTCAGATAACATAAACAAAATCAACACTATTACCAGAATAAAGATAATTAGCATCATAATTAACCTTAAAAGTATCTATAGATGGAGGAATTCAAGAACCACTTAGAATATAAGGGAGTAACATACATTGTAATTAAAAAACACTCATAAGCTCTTTTTCTGTAGCTAAcgccagacaaatcacttttttcaAATGTCAAGTCTCATGAgaattaaagatgtcattatttcTTACTCGCTATATCTACCAAAGTCTCAAAAAAACCTAAACGGATGCTCTTTGCTATgctacaagaaccagttctttaaatccaaaggatgacaagaaacCCAATCTGTGCTatacaagctgagcttttggacaatctcAAATACAATGTAAAATGACTAGAAAGACATTTTAAGCACATATCCGATGACggcatccctcttctaaagcgaaaacttgcagtagaaAGGTTAAGACACAGCTAAGCCAAAAATTTGTGTTTTTCCGAAACAAGCTGGCGTCAAAGTCAATTCTCTCGCTCTTCCCAACTAAAAAGTTGCTTatacaaccacaagtaaccattgcatGAGTCATGGACTTTGGATGCAACCCCAAATCAATACAAACCCACTTCTGGACTCGTTTGCACATCTAGATTGTAAGAAAGAATGTTGCCTTTTAGATTATGAGATAGATGGGAATAAAGAGTCTCCAAATACCACCTACCAACTGACCAGATATCTTGTATCTGAAAATTCGCATCAGAAATGTAAACATAATTCATCTTATTAGATAACTTCCCTTCTCTCCTCTAGCTAGAAACAAAAAAATTCTAGTTCAAATTCCCAATACACCAAATAACCACATCCTTCAACACTTTTTTAAGTCTTGCAAAGACTCTTTTAAATGTGAGAGTCCTTGTTTTTAGGACAACCAAAACAGTCATTTTGAGATCGGTATTTAACATCCAACAATTAGACTCAACTTGTTTGACTAatggaaaaaagtccaaactaacttctcaagaagagcaatattcgCACAATAAGGATCACTAATCCGAaactttcatatatttttttggagtaactaGCACCTTctaactaacaagattcaatcctcttccatcatCCTGTTTTAGACTTatccacattaatcttcatctCGGATGCTTTGCAAAAATTCTCCAAAATCACTATCACATTTTGTACTTGTCTCTTTGCAGATTTACAGAATAAAAGTAAATCATCTGCaaacattaagtgggatattcttggtcaCCTTCTAGAAACAGCAACCAGCTCCCACAAGTCTAGATCAATATGATGACTAATATAGCATGTCAATCTCTCCgtacacaacacaaaaagatagggtgacatagaatcttattttaattatataaaatatttaagttttttaataaataataatatatattatttataaatttatttcaagcatacatgttaagaataagattgggTACGCTGACACATAATAGTGTTTAGAATTTAGATGTGTTCAGGCGTGTCCGgagaagaataattttttattaagatacggtTAGACATAGCAGACACGAATATTGATAAATATTATATCCAAAATGTGTTTAATATGCGGACACAACAATTCAGCAAAATGTCCATATTTCATaagttatattaatttatttttattatatttaaatatgatAAATATGATATTAATTAAGACATTttgaatttaagttttttttaactATATTCAAATAGGAGaggagtgttttttttttttttttactttttaactttttatattatttccaCGCTCGTTTACTTTTTAAGATCACAAAGTTAATAGATTATTAGGAGCctataaaattttagatttttttttataccTTAAGGTTGCAGGTTACATTATGAAACTAGTCATTTTTGCACAATATCTTTGTGCATGAATGGATtgtcttgatttttttttcaattatttggtAAAGtgtgctttttttattttatattctttaagtggaatgaaaagaaaatatgtGAGAAAAGATATTAAATGATAAATCACACTTTACCAAACAattaatagaaagaaattgagaggatttattttttgtttgtccATAGTATTTCACTTT is a window from the Arachis hypogaea cultivar Tifrunner chromosome 1, arahy.Tifrunner.gnm2.J5K5, whole genome shotgun sequence genome containing:
- the LOC112709935 gene encoding thioredoxin-like 1-1, chloroplastic, with translation MAELLTKTSLVSSWHGDTQHHHNPRVSVVPKSYSFGYGLKRFPSLMIKSQVLRSSTLSSDFHGKKLLFRVNRASSPNRVNSQLRPSIVSQMTGRIGKVQKWWEKGIQPNMREVTSAEDLVNSLLNAGDKLVIVDFFSPGCGGCKALHPKICQLAEMNPDIQFLQVNYEDHRSMCYSLNVHVLPFFRFYRGAEGRLCQFSCTNATIKKFRDALAKHTPERCSLEPTKGLEEKELLALAANKELTFTYTPKPKPKPVQPAAPSLKPLPLPSFTADSDVSKDRTLATSGR